One genomic segment of Candidatus Eremiobacteraceae bacterium includes these proteins:
- a CDS encoding DUF5069 domain-containing protein — protein MDLTKSYPRSPRATLMGLPMLPRTIDKARASIDGTLGEYVFGEKSSFDMALFDFLAVKPDAFREGVRASADDAAVESWIKANARKFTPDEAAVFARVFTNDGDDDADRARFQERRAKLPAHVQSRVTGWVDLLDVAEDRIA, from the coding sequence ATGGACCTGACGAAATCCTATCCCCGCAGCCCGCGCGCGACGCTCATGGGGCTGCCGATGTTGCCGCGGACGATCGACAAAGCGCGCGCGTCGATCGACGGCACGCTCGGCGAGTACGTCTTCGGCGAAAAAAGTTCGTTCGACATGGCGCTTTTCGACTTCTTGGCGGTCAAGCCTGATGCGTTCCGCGAAGGCGTGCGCGCCTCTGCCGACGATGCCGCGGTCGAGAGTTGGATAAAGGCCAACGCACGCAAGTTCACGCCCGATGAAGCAGCGGTCTTCGCGCGCGTCTTCACCAACGACGGCGATGATGACGCGGACCGGGCGCGCTTCCAAGAACGGCGCGCGAAGCTTCCCGCTCATGTGCAATCACGCGTGACA